ACGAGCACGCCGCCGAACGCGCCCTGGAGTCCCTCGCCGCCGAGCTCCGCCGCCGCGAGGAGACCCTGGAGGACGCGGGCGTGCAGGACCTCGCCGCCTACAACGAGCTGCGGGCCGCCGGGCGGGACCTGCCGCCCGTGCCCCGCCTCGTCGTCGCGGTCGGCGAGCTCGCCGCGGCCGCGGAACCGCCGGGGTTCGTCACCGGCCTGACCGGCGTCGCCCGCCGCGGCCGGGACCTCGGCGTCCACCTGTTCCTCGCCACCCGGCGGCCCGGCGAGACCGTCACCGACGACGTCCGCGACGCCGCGGGCGTGCGCGTCGCGCTGCGCGCCGCCGGGCCGGCCGAGTCCGCCGCGGTGCTCGGCTCGGACGCCGCCGCGCGGGTCTCCGGCGCGCACCCCGGCCGGTGCCTCGTCCGGGCGGGCGCGGCGGAGCCGAGGCCGGTGCAGATCGCGCGGATCGGGGGACGCCGCCCCGGCACCGGTCCCCCCGGCGGGCGGCCCGCCGTCCGGCCGCTGTCCTGGCGGGATCTCGGCCATCCGCTCCCGCGCCCCCGCGAGCCCGAGCACGGCGGAGGCGGCCCGGGCCGGGGCGTGAGCATGACCACCGACCTCGGCGTCCTCGTCCAGGCGATCAACGAGGCGGCCCGGCGGGCGGGGGCGGCGCGCAAGCCGTCCCCCTGGCCGGACCCCCTGCCCGAGCAGGTGACGCTGACGCCCCGGACCGCCGCCGGAGGCTCGGTCGTGGACGTCCCCCCGGTGCCGTTCGGCGTCACGGACGTGCCCGACGCCGGGTCCCGCGAGCCGCTCACCTTCGACCTGGCGGCCGGAGGCCACCTGTACCTCGCGGGGGACGCGCGGTCGGGCCGCTCCACCGCGCTGCGCACCCTCGCCGGGTCGCTCGCCGCCGCCTGCTCGCCCTACGACGTCCACCTGTACGCCGTCGACTGCGGCGCGAACGCGCTGCTGCCGCTGCTCTCCCTGCCGCACTGCGGCGCCGTCGTCGGACGCGACCAGCCCGACCGGTGCGAGCGGCTCCTCACCGTGCTCGCCGCCGAGGTCGACCGCCGCCGGCGCGTGTTCGCCGAGGCGGGCTTCGCGTCCCTCGCCGAGCAGCGCGCCGCCGTCGCCGCCACCGACCGGCTCCCCTGGATGGTGCTGCTCCTCGACCGCTGGGAGGACTTCCTCGGCGCGTTCGGGGAGCACGACCGCGAGCGCGTCGCCGACCGGGTCGCCCGGCTCCTCGCGGAGGGCGCCGACGCCGGGCTGCGCGCCGTCGTCACCGGCGGCCGCTCCGGTCTCGGCGGGCGGATCGCGGACGCCTTCGGCCGCCGCCTCGTCCTGCGCATGAGCGACCCGGACGACTACGGCCGCGGCGGCCTGCGGGCCCGGCAGGTCCCCGCCGCCATGCCGCCGGGACGCGCGCTCGAACCCGCCGGGCCCGGCGCCCCGCCGCGCGTGTCGCAGATCGGCGTCCTCGGCGAGGATCCGTCCGCCGCGGGGCAGGCCGCCGCGCTGCAGGAGATCGCGCGGACGTGCGCGTCCCGGTACGGGCGCCTTCCGCGCCGCCGGCGTCCCCTGCGCGTGGACGAGCTGCCCGTCCGCGTCACCTACCGCGAGGCGATGTCGCTCGACCCCGAGTTCCTCGCCCCGTCCGCCCTGTGGGCGCTGGTCGGCGTCGGCGGCGACACCCTCGCGCCGGTCGGCGTCGACCTGCTGTCCGAGGGGCCGGGCTTCACGGTCGCCGGGCCGCCGCGCTCCGGGCGCTCCACCACCCTGAGGACGATCGCCGGCTCGCTCCTCGACCCGGCCGTCGGGGGCGGGCTCGTCCCGGTCGTGATCGTCACGCCGCGGCGCTCCCCGCTGCGCCTGCTGTCCGGGCACCCGGGCGTCCTCGGCGTCCTCACCGCCGACTCCGGCGCCGCCGACCTCGCCGCGGCCATCGGCGACGAGCACCGCTTCGCCGTCCTCGTGGACGACGCCGACCTGCTCGGCGGGACGGGTCCCGGCGGCACGGGCCTCGCGGCGGCGCTGCACGACGTGCTCCGCACCGCCGGCGACGGCGAGCACGCCGTCGTCGTCGGAGGGACCGGCGCCGGCCTCGACGACGGCGGGTTCCTGACCGACGTCCGGAGATCCGGCTCCGGAGTCCTGCTGTCGGTCGAGTCGCCCGGCGACGGCGACCTCCTCGGGGCCCGCCTGCCGCGGCCCGTCCCGTCCGGCGGCCCGACCGGCCGGGGCGTGTTCGTCGCCCGCGGCCTGGCCACCCGCATCCAGGCGGCGCTTCCGCCCCCCGTCACCGGCGCGTAGCGGCCCGCGCCCGGAACGGCGTCCGCCGGGAAAGGTGCGGGTCCCGGCCTCGGGGGGATGGGCCGGGACCCGCGGCTCTGTTTCACGTCGCGCCGAACGACGCCATTTCCGCCGTGCGGACGAAAACGGCTCATTCCGGCCGTCAGCTTACGCCCCGGCGATCACGATGATCCAGAGGGGGACGCCCGAAACCTCGGCGGGCAGGGACTTCCCGGAACCGAACGCCTGTCCGGATGTGGCCATACCGGCATTCCGCGCCGGAGCCCGACATCCTTTGTGACAGCGGTCGGCAATGCGCGTCAATATGCGTGGGAAGTCCTTCCCACCTGGGGAGTTGCAAGGGACGGACCGGAAATCAGCGGTCCGGTCCGACGGGGTCGTTCAGCGGCCGCGCGTCCGGGTCGAGGACCCGCTCGCCGACCAGGGTGATCTGCTGACCCCGCGTCCGGAACACGAACCGGCGCCGCACCGACTGGGTGACCTCGCCGCTGCCGTACCGGACGACGGTGTTCTCGACCGCCTCCAGCGTGATCCGGTCGCCCTCCCGCACGGCGTGCCCGCCGTCCAGCCTCGTGCGGGCGCCCGTGAAGGCGGGCCCGCCCTCCACGGGGGCGCGGTTGCGGTTCTCCAGCTCGCGCACGGCCCGCTCCTGGGACCGCGCGACCCGCGGCGAGATCCGGACGCCGTACACCTCGCTCGGCGCGGACGTGCGGTCGCGCTGGTGCCGCTGCACGAGCGCCTCCGAGCGCCGCTGCAGCAGCGTGTTCGCGGCGATCGTGAGCTGGCGGGTGACGTCGGGGTCCACGTCGGGGTCGTCGCGCAGGGCGGCGGACGAGGGAGCCACCAGGCAGGCGGCCAGGACGACGGCCAGGCCGGCCCCGGGCCACGGGCGAACCATCGGCCTCTCCCGGCGATCAAGGGCGAGCAGATCCGAGCCGAGAGTACACCGCGAGGCC
The sequence above is drawn from the Actinomadura hallensis genome and encodes:
- a CDS encoding FtsK/SpoIIIE domain-containing protein → MRISFTALTGGGPRDVVMDVDSDATVGGVAQSLAALLDVRAPQTAPPPGASPKAPGAPPQGAVPAPRYSKDALRSAGGPSSRQRRPLWMDGRMLDPQALAVKELRDGAVVAVERNGAAATVLSEPAGLVEVRVVGGPAAGPVHRLGLGVSTVGSGRDVDVVLDDPSVPARSLRLTVGRGTVQVEASARTIEGGAALDGAELTGRTEWPPGALLTVGASVLALTPSTAPDAHLEPLPEGGLAFDPPPRQIPPRRERRLEVPEPPDRSPRELIRMVGRRSPRTSLKEYRRRSAAFEDELQRLRREDEAERRALHPDPAEVLLTATGPRRRLWERRLGDPDALHLRAGLADLPARIELVGADAVERIDAVEQIRDGEPSPFGGHASRVPLARKVPVAFPLAELGVIGVAGPRGPSRALARWMAAQAAVLHGPRDLAVVVLSADRDAGDDWNWVRWLPHCAPREGEDCVALVGADPESAAHRVTELAMRVTERRRTGAVPYNILIVLDGARALRRLPGMPMLLSRGPEFGLYAVCIEDEEGSLPEECRAMAAWDPQDSSTIWLRQGLDVLGPVLADQVSATWAERVARALAPIRDVPHEAAADPLPSEVRLLDVLGMPDPTADHVLQSWTRTGGRTTRVPIGAAGHGERFEIDLRADGPHGLIAGAPGAGASETLRTLVASLAVANRPDEMAFVLIDGRGGTTFLDCARLPHTVSVVGDLDEHAAERALESLAAELRRREETLEDAGVQDLAAYNELRAAGRDLPPVPRLVVAVGELAAAAEPPGFVTGLTGVARRGRDLGVHLFLATRRPGETVTDDVRDAAGVRVALRAAGPAESAAVLGSDAAARVSGAHPGRCLVRAGAAEPRPVQIARIGGRRPGTGPPGGRPAVRPLSWRDLGHPLPRPREPEHGGGGPGRGVSMTTDLGVLVQAINEAARRAGAARKPSPWPDPLPEQVTLTPRTAAGGSVVDVPPVPFGVTDVPDAGSREPLTFDLAAGGHLYLAGDARSGRSTALRTLAGSLAAACSPYDVHLYAVDCGANALLPLLSLPHCGAVVGRDQPDRCERLLTVLAAEVDRRRRVFAEAGFASLAEQRAAVAATDRLPWMVLLLDRWEDFLGAFGEHDRERVADRVARLLAEGADAGLRAVVTGGRSGLGGRIADAFGRRLVLRMSDPDDYGRGGLRARQVPAAMPPGRALEPAGPGAPPRVSQIGVLGEDPSAAGQAAALQEIARTCASRYGRLPRRRRPLRVDELPVRVTYREAMSLDPEFLAPSALWALVGVGGDTLAPVGVDLLSEGPGFTVAGPPRSGRSTTLRTIAGSLLDPAVGGGLVPVVIVTPRRSPLRLLSGHPGVLGVLTADSGAADLAAAIGDEHRFAVLVDDADLLGGTGPGGTGLAAALHDVLRTAGDGEHAVVVGGTGAGLDDGGFLTDVRRSGSGVLLSVESPGDGDLLGARLPRPVPSGGPTGRGVFVARGLATRIQAALPPPVTGA